The genomic stretch CATGCGGTGAAAAGCCTTATATTGAAGCACGATGCAAATGATAAACACAATGATGTTGATCACAAATAGTGTACTCATGCGTAAACCTTCCTCTCTGACTTACAATCTACCTTGACTATTATACACATTTTTGCTGGTTGCCGCGAATCGGTTTGTCGCTTTTTCATTTTCTGCCAAGCCATTCTATGTGCCTAGGAAATGTGTTACAATTGCAATCTGATAACGTGTGCAGGAGGGACTTCGATGCCTTTACCCCAGTTCATCACCGTTGAAGGGCCGATCGGAATTGGCAAGACTTCACTGGCCAGAGCCATCAACCAACGGTACGGATACCATCTCCTTCAAGAGATTGTGGAGGAAAATCCGTTCCTTGGCCGCTTTTATGACAACATCGAGGAATGGAGTTTCCAGACCGAGATGTTTTTTCTCTGTAACCGCTTTAAGCAATTGACTGATATCTCGAACTTATACTTAAAACAAGATCAGTCGGTTGTTTCAGACTACAATATCTTTAAGAATACGATTTTTGCACAGCGCACGCTGCACAAGACGGAGCTGGACAAATATTTAAAAATCTACGACATTCTCACCTCTGACATGCCGCAAGCGACGTTGATCATCCACTTAAACGCAAGCGTGGAGACGATTATGAATCGCATCGCCAAGCGTGGTCGTAAAATCGAAACCAACATCGATCCGACGTACATTCGCGATTTGCGT from Tumebacillus algifaecis encodes the following:
- a CDS encoding deoxynucleoside kinase → MPLPQFITVEGPIGIGKTSLARAINQRYGYHLLQEIVEENPFLGRFYDNIEEWSFQTEMFFLCNRFKQLTDISNLYLKQDQSVVSDYNIFKNTIFAQRTLHKTELDKYLKIYDILTSDMPQATLIIHLNASVETIMNRIAKRGRKIETNIDPTYIRDLRDDYEMFLERYRYLHPEVPILQLDGDELDFVARPEDLEYVFRMIEETMNKEQLEHA